A single genomic interval of Asinibacterium sp. OR53 harbors:
- a CDS encoding M1 family metallopeptidase: protein MERKLLRAALLLFMVCQLSASIAQPNRWQQRIKYNISVQMNVETNRFTGHEKIDYWNNSPDTLTRVFFHLYWNAFQPNSSMDVRSRELGKTILTEPKKDFDGRDWDQRVKDRISKLKPDEIGYQKVTAIKVNGVVQTTKEHETILEVNLNKPILPGSKTEMELSFEAQVPLQVRRSGRDNKEGIRYSMSQWYPKMVEYDYQGWNPNPYIAREFYGVWGDYDVRITIDKNYFVAAGGDLLNANEIGRGYEASGVRPVAATGSMVTWNWQANNVHDFVWAADPQYKMITRKPVNGPLIRVVYKAVDSLEDRWQKMADTAALAYPIMGKTFGAYPYKTYTFIQGGDGGMEYPMATLIKSASVGTALHEWMHSWYQMMMGTNESLYPWMDEGFTDYSSMRVLSTLRNKEGFWYEAAYKSYFNLAKSGYEEPASTHADHYNTNYAYAAAAYSKGAVFLSQLGYIVGDSVRDKILLAYYKEWHFKHPNPNDFMRVAEQVSGIELNWYKEYWIYTTKTIDYAVGDINIVDGKTQVTLHRLGKMPMPVDVLITYKDGTQEAHTIPLDLMLGSKLPESRMPVITDTEWRWTHPEYALTIKGSIQNLKSIEIDPSQRMADVNRNNNKLVIPD from the coding sequence ATGGAAAGGAAATTACTTCGTGCGGCATTATTGCTGTTCATGGTATGTCAGTTAAGCGCATCTATTGCCCAGCCCAACCGCTGGCAGCAACGCATCAAGTATAATATCAGCGTGCAGATGAATGTGGAAACCAACCGGTTCACCGGTCATGAAAAGATCGACTACTGGAACAATTCACCTGATACGCTCACACGTGTTTTCTTTCATCTTTATTGGAATGCGTTTCAGCCCAACAGCAGCATGGATGTGCGTAGCCGCGAACTAGGTAAAACGATACTTACAGAACCTAAAAAAGATTTCGACGGGCGCGACTGGGACCAGCGTGTAAAAGACCGCATCAGCAAACTCAAGCCCGATGAGATCGGTTACCAGAAAGTAACTGCTATCAAGGTGAATGGTGTTGTGCAAACAACCAAAGAACACGAGACCATCCTGGAAGTGAATTTGAATAAACCCATATTGCCTGGCAGTAAAACAGAAATGGAACTGAGCTTTGAAGCACAGGTGCCATTACAGGTACGCCGTTCGGGCCGCGATAACAAAGAAGGCATCCGGTACAGCATGAGCCAGTGGTATCCGAAGATGGTGGAATACGATTATCAGGGATGGAACCCCAATCCGTATATCGCGCGCGAATTTTATGGTGTGTGGGGCGATTATGATGTGCGTATCACCATCGATAAAAATTATTTTGTTGCCGCCGGCGGTGATTTGCTCAACGCAAATGAAATAGGAAGAGGTTATGAAGCAAGCGGTGTTAGACCTGTTGCAGCAACCGGCAGTATGGTTACCTGGAACTGGCAGGCCAATAATGTGCATGATTTTGTGTGGGCGGCAGATCCGCAATACAAAATGATCACACGCAAACCGGTGAATGGTCCGCTCATCAGGGTAGTATACAAAGCCGTGGACTCGCTGGAAGATCGCTGGCAAAAGATGGCCGATACGGCTGCATTGGCTTATCCCATCATGGGCAAAACTTTCGGTGCCTATCCTTATAAGACCTATACATTTATCCAGGGTGGTGATGGCGGTATGGAATATCCCATGGCCACACTTATCAAAAGCGCGAGCGTAGGTACGGCTTTGCACGAATGGATGCACAGTTGGTACCAGATGATGATGGGAACGAATGAATCGTTGTATCCCTGGATGGATGAAGGCTTTACCGATTATTCCAGCATGCGAGTATTATCCACATTGCGCAACAAAGAAGGGTTCTGGTATGAAGCGGCCTATAAAAGCTATTTCAACCTGGCTAAAAGCGGATATGAAGAGCCGGCTTCTACCCATGCCGATCATTACAATACCAATTATGCATACGCTGCGGCTGCGTATAGCAAGGGGGCTGTATTTCTTTCACAACTGGGATATATAGTAGGCGATAGTGTGCGTGATAAAATATTACTGGCTTACTATAAAGAATGGCATTTCAAACATCCGAACCCCAATGATTTCATGCGTGTTGCCGAACAGGTAAGTGGCATTGAACTCAACTGGTACAAGGAATACTGGATCTATACCACCAAGACCATCGATTATGCAGTAGGCGATATCAATATAGTGGATGGCAAAACACAGGTAACACTGCACCGATTAGGGAAGATGCCCATGCCGGTAGATGTACTTATCACATATAAAGACGGGACCCAGGAAGCACATACCATTCCGCTTGATCTGATGTTAGGCAGTAAATTACCAGAGAGCCGCATGCCGGTAATCACAGATACTGAATGGCGTTGGACACATCCGGAGTATGCGCTTACCATCAAGGGAAGTATACAAAACCTGAAATCAATAGAGATAGACCCCTCACAACGGATGGCTGATGTGAACAGGAACAATAATAAGCTGGTAATACCTGACTAA
- the rsmG gene encoding 16S rRNA (guanine(527)-N(7))-methyltransferase RsmG, translating to MESTPQKLELILQYFDDFSEVQLKQLAAIEELYKEWNARINVISRKDIDSIYLHHVLHSLSIAAIANWQPGTHVIDIGCGGGFPGVPLAIFFPEVKFHLVDSIAKKLKVVDAVAEATGIQNITTQHTRAEEIKNRKFDFAVSRAVAPLKDLWQWSAPLLKKGGNQEIANGLICLKGGDLAQEISESRLRPRMMPVDKIFPEAYFEDKYILHVAK from the coding sequence ATGGAAAGCACCCCGCAAAAACTGGAACTGATCTTACAATACTTCGATGATTTCAGTGAAGTACAGTTGAAACAACTGGCTGCGATCGAAGAATTGTATAAAGAATGGAACGCCAGGATCAATGTGATATCACGGAAGGACATCGATAGCATTTACCTGCACCATGTATTGCATTCGCTGAGCATTGCCGCTATTGCCAACTGGCAGCCTGGCACCCATGTGATCGATATTGGTTGTGGCGGCGGTTTTCCCGGCGTACCGCTGGCGATCTTTTTCCCCGAAGTAAAATTCCATTTGGTAGACAGCATTGCCAAGAAATTAAAAGTGGTGGATGCTGTTGCTGAAGCCACAGGCATTCAAAACATCACCACACAACATACGCGTGCCGAAGAGATCAAAAACAGGAAATTCGATTTTGCTGTTTCGCGTGCGGTAGCGCCTTTGAAAGACCTCTGGCAATGGAGTGCACCGCTGTTGAAAAAAGGCGGCAACCAGGAAATTGCCAACGGCCTTATCTGTCTCAAAGGCGGTGATCTCGCACAGGAAATCTCCGAGAGCCGTTTACGCCCGCGCATGATGCCGGTGGACAAGATTTTCCCGGAAGCTTATTTTGAAGATAAGTACATACTACATGTAGCGAAATAA
- a CDS encoding glycosyltransferase, whose amino-acid sequence MTIPPLTWDIAFYLFCAVIAIQVFYYLFFFRRLAFYTAPQRSLSIEHPVSVVVCARDEAHNLVKTLPGILVQDYKTSFEVVLVNDNSTDDTKYLVDEFMKSFKNINYIPLTQEAKMISGKKFPLSMGIRSAKYEIVLLTDADCVPASEFWIQQLQDSYDEQVEIVLGYGAYHKKPGLLNKLIRFETFHTALQYLSYALAGKPYMGVGRNLSYKKDVFLRNKGFSSINQIPSGDDDLFINQVANATNTAICIDPASHTLSEPKTTWNDWMSQKYRHYTTSKYYKGAHKRWLGLYSLTLFFIYPLLAITLLSPYWWMALAVYGIRFIVQAIVLYKGMKKLNEADLWPWFLFMDIWMFFYYMFTLPAIWKAPRKNWN is encoded by the coding sequence ATGACTATACCGCCGCTGACCTGGGACATTGCCTTTTACCTGTTCTGTGCAGTGATCGCCATCCAGGTCTTTTACTATCTTTTCTTTTTCCGTAGACTTGCTTTTTATACCGCGCCCCAACGTTCCCTCAGCATTGAACATCCTGTGTCCGTTGTAGTTTGCGCGCGTGATGAAGCACATAACCTGGTAAAGACATTGCCGGGCATACTGGTACAGGATTATAAGACGAGCTTTGAAGTAGTGCTGGTGAACGATAATTCAACCGATGATACCAAATACCTGGTAGATGAGTTCATGAAATCGTTCAAGAATATCAATTATATACCCCTCACCCAGGAAGCCAAAATGATCAGCGGCAAGAAATTCCCTTTATCCATGGGTATCCGCAGCGCCAAATACGAGATTGTGTTGCTTACCGATGCCGACTGTGTACCGGCCAGCGAATTCTGGATACAACAATTGCAGGACAGCTACGATGAGCAGGTGGAGATCGTACTGGGTTATGGAGCATATCATAAAAAACCGGGCCTGCTGAACAAACTGATCCGTTTCGAGACCTTCCATACCGCACTGCAATACCTTTCGTATGCTTTGGCAGGCAAGCCCTATATGGGTGTGGGGCGTAACCTCAGCTATAAGAAAGATGTATTCTTACGAAATAAAGGCTTCTCTTCCATCAACCAGATACCCAGTGGCGATGATGATCTCTTTATCAACCAGGTAGCCAATGCAACCAATACGGCGATATGCATTGACCCGGCATCGCATACATTAAGTGAGCCCAAGACCACCTGGAACGACTGGATGTCGCAGAAATACCGTCATTATACTACCAGCAAATATTACAAAGGGGCACATAAAAGGTGGCTGGGATTGTACTCCCTGACCTTGTTTTTCATCTATCCTTTACTGGCCATTACCCTTCTTTCTCCTTATTGGTGGATGGCATTGGCGGTATACGGAATCCGTTTCATTGTTCAGGCCATCGTGTTGTACAAGGGCATGAAAAAACTGAATGAAGCCGATCTCTGGCCATGGTTTCTCTTCATGGATATCTGGATGTTCTTCTATTATATGTTTACTTTACCTGCTATATGGAAAGCACCCCGCAAAAACTGGAACTGA
- the tgt gene encoding tRNA guanosine(34) transglycosylase Tgt — protein MAALTFELQASGIAGSEARAGKIRTDHGEIITPIFMPVGTVGSVKAVTKQQLKDDVQAQIILGNTYHLYLRPGTGVLEAAGGLHRFNGWDRPILTDSGGYQVFSLAGNRKIKEEGVWFQSHIDGSRHLFSPESVMDIQRSIGADIMMAFDECPPYPSEYPYAKKSMELTHRWLDRCIQRLAETPDKYGYTQNLFPIVQGSTYKDLRDASCDYIASKEAVGNAIGGLSVGEPEDMMYEFTESCASRLPFNKPRYLMGVGTPWNILECIHRGIDLFDCVMPTRNGRNGMLFTTQGVVNIRNKKWATDFSPIDPGLPNEMSQYYTKAYLRHLFVSEELLGLQLASLQNLSFYLWLVGEARRHILEGDFVSWKNEMVQIVKQRL, from the coding sequence ATGGCAGCGTTGACCTTTGAATTGCAGGCATCAGGAATAGCGGGCTCCGAAGCGAGGGCAGGTAAGATCCGTACCGATCATGGGGAAATCATTACGCCCATTTTCATGCCGGTGGGAACGGTAGGAAGCGTGAAAGCCGTTACCAAACAACAGTTGAAAGACGATGTGCAGGCGCAGATCATCTTAGGCAATACCTATCATTTATACCTGCGGCCCGGCACCGGCGTGCTGGAAGCAGCGGGCGGGTTGCATCGTTTCAACGGGTGGGACCGGCCCATCCTCACCGATAGCGGCGGCTACCAGGTGTTTTCACTGGCCGGTAACCGTAAGATCAAAGAAGAAGGCGTATGGTTCCAGTCGCATATCGATGGCAGCCGACATCTTTTTTCACCCGAATCGGTGATGGATATACAACGGTCCATCGGCGCCGATATCATGATGGCTTTTGATGAATGTCCGCCTTATCCCAGCGAATACCCCTATGCGAAAAAAAGCATGGAACTCACGCATCGCTGGCTCGACAGGTGCATACAGCGACTGGCCGAAACACCCGATAAATATGGCTATACGCAGAACCTGTTCCCCATTGTACAGGGTAGCACTTACAAAGACCTCCGTGATGCTTCCTGCGATTATATCGCTTCGAAAGAGGCGGTGGGCAATGCCATAGGCGGACTCAGTGTGGGTGAACCCGAAGACATGATGTATGAATTCACCGAAAGCTGTGCCAGCCGCCTGCCCTTCAACAAACCACGTTATCTCATGGGCGTAGGCACACCCTGGAACATACTGGAGTGCATTCACCGGGGAATCGATCTTTTCGATTGTGTGATGCCTACCCGCAACGGTCGCAATGGCATGCTGTTTACTACGCAGGGCGTTGTGAACATCCGGAATAAAAAATGGGCCACCGATTTCAGTCCTATTGACCCCGGCCTTCCCAATGAAATGAGTCAGTATTATACGAAAGCTTACCTGCGACACCTGTTCGTATCGGAAGAACTGTTGGGCTTGCAACTGGCCAGCCTGCAGAACCTGTCGTTCTACCTCTGGCTGGTGGGCGAAGCCCGCAGGCATATCCTGGAAGGAGATTTTGTTTCATGGAAAAATGAAATGGTGCAGATTGTTAAACAGCGGTTATAG
- a CDS encoding LptF/LptG family permease, with product MKKLDWYILKKFLTTFFFAIFLFTIISVVVDISEKTEDFNRSHLSAGRIITDYYYGFVPHIIALLFPLFVFLAVIFFTSKMAGKSEIIAILASGTSYNRWLRPYWIGGTILAVLLWFANQYVVPRANQIRGTFEARYVDNNSSYNALLSTSSNIYLRIDSFTYAGIYSYDTLGKRGGPFFAYKVKNGKVIENMRADGITWDTATKKWKLEYLVDRKVEPLKEQMSMNFSQSMQFNFKPYDLSRDKYTKDKLTTPDLDRFIKLEELRGSEGLNDLKVERYRRDATCVTVLLLTLIGAIVGGRKVRGGSGVHLAVGFVTAALFIITDRFSTIFSTKGSLPPLLAAWIPNIIFVFVIMRLYKRAPK from the coding sequence ATGAAGAAACTCGATTGGTACATACTGAAGAAATTCCTTACCACTTTTTTCTTCGCCATCTTTCTCTTCACCATCATCTCCGTGGTAGTGGATATCAGCGAGAAGACGGAAGACTTCAACAGGTCGCACCTCAGCGCCGGGCGCATCATCACCGATTATTATTATGGCTTTGTGCCACATATCATTGCGCTGTTATTTCCTTTGTTTGTATTTCTTGCAGTGATTTTTTTCACTTCCAAAATGGCGGGTAAAAGCGAGATCATTGCCATACTGGCCAGCGGCACCAGCTATAACCGGTGGCTGCGGCCTTATTGGATAGGAGGTACTATACTGGCTGTATTGTTATGGTTTGCCAATCAATATGTAGTGCCCCGCGCCAACCAGATCAGGGGAACTTTTGAAGCCAGGTATGTAGATAACAATTCTTCCTACAACGCTTTGCTCAGCACCAGCAGCAATATTTACCTGCGCATAGATTCGTTTACCTATGCGGGCATTTATTCGTATGATACGCTGGGTAAAAGAGGCGGGCCATTTTTTGCTTATAAGGTGAAGAATGGGAAGGTAATAGAGAATATGCGGGCCGATGGTATTACCTGGGATACGGCTACTAAAAAATGGAAATTGGAGTACCTGGTAGACCGTAAAGTAGAGCCATTGAAAGAACAGATGAGCATGAATTTCAGCCAAAGCATGCAATTCAATTTCAAGCCCTACGATCTCAGCAGGGATAAATACACGAAAGATAAACTGACCACACCCGACCTCGACCGGTTTATAAAGCTGGAAGAGTTACGCGGTTCGGAGGGACTCAACGACCTCAAAGTGGAACGCTATCGCCGTGATGCCACCTGTGTAACAGTATTGCTCCTGACCCTGATTGGTGCGATTGTGGGTGGTCGTAAAGTGAGGGGAGGAAGCGGGGTACACCTGGCGGTGGGCTTTGTAACGGCCGCTCTGTTCATCATCACCGACCGCTTTTCTACTATCTTTTCTACTAAGGGCAGCCTGCCTCCCTTGCTGGCGGCCTGGATACCCAATATTATATTCGTTTTTGTGATTATGCGACTTTATAAGCGGGCTCCCAAGTAG
- a CDS encoding citrate (Si)-synthase, eukaryotic: protein MGTIKERFKVTADAANTEIKELLKEHGSKKIGEVTLAQIYQGMRGMTGLVTETSLLDAQEGIRFRGYSIPELQQKLPKAPEGGEPLPEGLFYLMLMGELPKEEDAAEITSVWQRRSHVPNHVFDIIDALPINTHPMTMFVTGVMALQTESNFAKEYAKGINKKDYWNPIYDDAMDLIARLPRIAAYIYRRKYKNNDHIQPNGLLDWAGNLAHMMGFEDESFKELMRLYMTIHADHEGGNVSAHTTHLVGSALSDPFLSYAAGMNGLAGPLHGLANQEVIKWIFEMQEELGTDTPSKEQIEEYVRKTLASGKVVPGYGHAVLRKTDPRFTAQMEFGKKHMPDDKLVNTVWKIYDTVPPILQSLGKIKNPWPNVDAHSGALLVHYGLVEYEFYTVLFAVSRALGVLASLCWDRALGLPLERPKSVTTQSVKLWLEGKAEVWE from the coding sequence ATGGGGACGATCAAAGAGCGGTTCAAGGTAACAGCGGACGCGGCTAACACAGAAATCAAAGAGTTATTAAAAGAACACGGCAGCAAGAAAATTGGCGAAGTAACACTTGCACAGATTTACCAGGGAATGAGGGGCATGACCGGACTGGTTACAGAAACCAGTTTACTCGATGCACAGGAAGGCATCCGTTTTCGCGGGTATTCCATTCCTGAACTGCAACAAAAATTGCCCAAAGCACCCGAAGGCGGAGAGCCCTTACCCGAAGGATTGTTTTACCTGATGTTGATGGGTGAATTACCCAAGGAAGAAGATGCAGCGGAGATCACCAGTGTATGGCAACGCCGCAGCCATGTGCCCAATCACGTATTCGATATCATCGATGCATTGCCTATCAATACGCATCCCATGACCATGTTCGTTACGGGTGTGATGGCCTTGCAAACAGAAAGCAATTTTGCCAAGGAATACGCCAAAGGCATCAATAAAAAAGATTACTGGAACCCTATCTACGACGATGCGATGGACCTGATTGCCAGGCTGCCGCGTATCGCCGCTTATATCTATCGCAGGAAATACAAGAACAACGATCATATACAGCCGAACGGATTGCTCGACTGGGCCGGTAACCTGGCCCACATGATGGGCTTTGAAGATGAAAGCTTCAAAGAACTGATGCGCTTGTATATGACCATCCACGCCGATCATGAGGGCGGAAACGTATCAGCACATACTACACACCTGGTGGGTTCTGCGCTGAGTGATCCTTTTCTGAGTTATGCCGCAGGTATGAACGGACTGGCGGGCCCCTTGCACGGACTGGCCAACCAGGAAGTGATTAAGTGGATTTTTGAAATGCAGGAAGAGTTAGGTACCGATACGCCTTCTAAAGAACAAATAGAAGAGTACGTACGCAAGACACTGGCTTCCGGTAAAGTAGTGCCCGGTTATGGACATGCCGTATTGCGCAAGACCGATCCTCGGTTCACTGCACAGATGGAATTTGGTAAAAAGCACATGCCCGATGATAAACTGGTAAATACAGTTTGGAAAATTTACGATACCGTGCCACCCATCCTGCAGTCGCTGGGTAAGATCAAGAATCCCTGGCCTAACGTAGATGCGCACAGCGGTGCTTTACTGGTGCATTATGGATTGGTAGAATACGAATTCTATACCGTATTGTTTGCCGTAAGCCGTGCATTGGGCGTACTGGCCAGTCTCTGCTGGGATCGCGCCCTCGGATTGCCGCTTGAAAGACCTAAATCTGTTACTACACAATCGGTGAAGCTTTGGCTTGAAGGAAAGGCAGAGGTATGGGAGTAA
- a CDS encoding site-specific integrase translates to MASIKAVLYTSKTLNNGEHPIMLRVIKDRKSKYLSLHMSCSKELWDNENNLPKKKHPLYKEMLIAIDKKKLAANKLLLELHNDEKDVSAEEIKSKLKTSVVNKKTVFQYFDEVIKRLTVTNRLGYASIFKSTKNSLKTFRNDRDLHFSDITTSFLTKYEDAFYERGVTPNSVFVFLRTFKTLINYARKDGIVKTDFDPFKDINFTKFRRIKTRKRAITKEQIRKIETLKIKDDQGLLNAKNYFLFSYYNRGINFIDMAFLKWENIKNGRLVYSRRKTKEDFTIALLPPAIKILEYYKKYQYEDENSFIFPILSHSYETQQSVRNRLVKMLRIVNHDLKTIADKTGIKEKLTTYVARHSFATNLKRSGISTSVISEAMGHDSEKTTKIYLDSFENTILDEASKSIL, encoded by the coding sequence ATGGCCTCGATAAAAGCGGTTTTATACACGTCAAAAACCCTAAATAACGGCGAGCACCCCATTATGCTCAGGGTTATTAAAGACAGGAAGTCTAAATACTTATCCCTGCACATGAGTTGCTCTAAAGAACTTTGGGATAACGAAAATAACCTGCCAAAAAAGAAACATCCCCTTTATAAGGAAATGCTTATTGCCATTGATAAAAAGAAACTGGCAGCCAATAAGCTATTGCTTGAACTGCACAACGATGAAAAAGATGTTTCTGCTGAGGAAATAAAATCCAAACTGAAAACTTCCGTAGTCAATAAAAAAACGGTATTCCAGTATTTCGATGAAGTTATAAAACGCTTGACCGTTACAAACCGGCTTGGCTATGCCAGTATTTTCAAATCCACCAAAAACAGCCTAAAAACTTTCAGGAACGACAGGGATTTACATTTTTCAGACATCACTACTAGCTTTCTTACAAAATATGAAGATGCCTTTTACGAGAGAGGCGTAACACCCAATTCTGTTTTTGTCTTCCTAAGAACTTTTAAAACACTTATTAACTATGCCCGAAAAGATGGGATTGTCAAAACCGACTTTGATCCTTTCAAGGATATTAATTTCACCAAGTTCAGACGGATTAAGACGCGGAAGAGAGCAATTACCAAAGAGCAGATTAGGAAAATCGAAACCCTCAAAATAAAGGATGATCAGGGTCTATTAAATGCCAAAAACTATTTCCTTTTCAGCTACTATAACCGGGGAATCAACTTTATTGATATGGCTTTCCTGAAATGGGAAAATATTAAGAACGGCAGGCTTGTATATTCAAGACGCAAAACAAAAGAGGATTTTACAATTGCTTTGTTACCGCCAGCCATCAAGATTTTGGAGTATTATAAAAAATACCAGTACGAGGATGAAAACAGCTTTATTTTTCCCATTTTGAGCCATTCATACGAAACTCAGCAAAGTGTAAGAAACAGGCTTGTTAAGATGCTTCGGATAGTAAACCACGACCTCAAAACAATTGCCGATAAAACAGGCATCAAGGAAAAGCTAACTACTTATGTGGCAAGGCATTCTTTCGCAACGAATCTGAAAAGAAGCGGTATTTCTACATCAGTAATAAGTGAGGCAATGGGGCACGATAGTGAAAAAACGACGAAAATTTATTTGGATAGTTTTGAAAACACTATTTTAGATGAGGCGAGCAAATCTATTCTGTGA
- the drt3a gene encoding antiviral reverse transcriptase Drt3a: MDQSFSVDNFKKILSYENRKGRNLEKEFFLSIFEATQAIAEINKQIRTQLRFGVTDEEVLAKLNEEKLTKINLKQALIEKYLNEVSEELLDPQFKITITRVETDDKPVYITSATAENYFAIKQLQYNVRKSFNVKQANRFAIVNQINSLLTDNFPKIVLRTDVKSFYESIPHDKLTAKINDNPILSFLSKKLIWKILKDFLVVSGASDKIGIPRGIGISAYLAELYMRDIDREISSLKDVTYYARYVDDIIIIFTPTTKQKTPTYIAQVKDIIETGTGLKMNSLKTTELDLVKSNAAIEFDFLGYKFQFNNLKLVQIKLTNNKMNKYKSRITNVVDEFNTQSKYDSRGARKKLIHSLNFLTGNTRLENNKSNVLVGVYYTNSLLSQPLDDLIELDKFLADEIDAKITNVDLRRRLKSFSFKEGFEKKKYVNFNSKTKSVTLSEILKTF; the protein is encoded by the coding sequence ATGGACCAATCATTCTCGGTTGACAACTTTAAGAAAATACTATCCTACGAAAATAGAAAAGGAAGAAATCTTGAAAAGGAATTCTTCCTTTCAATATTTGAGGCGACCCAAGCAATAGCAGAAATAAATAAACAAATTCGGACACAACTTCGTTTCGGAGTTACAGATGAAGAGGTTCTTGCAAAACTTAATGAGGAAAAACTCACCAAAATAAATCTTAAACAAGCCCTCATTGAAAAGTATTTGAATGAGGTTAGCGAAGAACTTTTAGATCCACAATTTAAGATTACAATTACAAGAGTTGAGACTGATGATAAGCCAGTTTACATCACCTCGGCAACTGCGGAAAATTATTTCGCTATTAAACAACTACAATACAATGTGAGGAAGTCCTTCAATGTAAAGCAAGCGAACAGATTTGCTATTGTTAATCAAATTAATTCATTGCTAACAGACAACTTTCCTAAAATAGTTTTAAGGACAGATGTAAAAAGTTTTTATGAATCTATTCCGCATGACAAACTAACTGCAAAAATTAACGACAATCCTATATTAAGTTTTTTAAGTAAGAAACTTATATGGAAAATTCTTAAAGATTTTCTTGTAGTATCCGGAGCATCGGATAAAATAGGCATTCCAAGAGGAATCGGTATTAGCGCCTATTTAGCGGAGTTGTATATGAGAGACATTGACAGAGAAATTTCTTCGCTCAAAGATGTTACTTACTATGCAAGATATGTTGATGACATAATTATTATTTTCACCCCTACAACAAAACAAAAAACACCCACTTACATAGCCCAGGTTAAGGATATCATAGAAACTGGCACCGGTTTAAAAATGAATTCATTGAAGACTACCGAACTTGACCTTGTAAAAAGTAATGCAGCTATAGAATTTGATTTTTTAGGCTACAAATTTCAATTCAATAACTTAAAGCTTGTTCAAATTAAATTGACCAACAATAAGATGAATAAGTACAAAAGCAGGATTACTAATGTTGTTGATGAATTCAATACTCAAAGCAAATATGATTCAAGAGGTGCAAGAAAAAAATTGATTCACAGTTTAAATTTCCTTACAGGCAATACCCGTTTGGAGAATAATAAATCAAATGTTTTAGTTGGAGTTTATTATACTAATAGTCTCCTCTCTCAACCATTAGACGATTTAATTGAATTGGATAAGTTTTTGGCTGACGAAATTGATGCTAAAATCACCAATGTAGATTTACGAAGGAGATTGAAATCATTTAGCTTTAAAGAGGGCTTTGAGAAAAAAAAGTATGTGAACTTTAATTCTAAAACTAAGAGCGTTACACTGAGCGAAATATTAAAAACTTTCTAA